The following are from one region of the Armatimonadota bacterium genome:
- the raiA gene encoding ribosome-associated translation inhibitor RaiA: protein MKRDSERPMHIIVTGKHLQVTPALRDYAEQKVGRIARYLDHVAEAQVVLSVERRRGLGRAQVAEVTIRGDGLLLRGEEASADMYASLDQVVDKLRRQIERYRSRLILKRRLDESRRRGRQRAAAETGLRRVPAAPQIVRVKRFAMKPMTPEDAALQMELLGHDFFVFRNASTGEVNVVYRRREGGYGVIEPEG, encoded by the coding sequence GTGAAGCGAGACAGCGAGCGCCCCATGCACATCATCGTCACGGGCAAGCACCTGCAGGTGACCCCGGCGCTGCGCGACTACGCCGAGCAGAAGGTGGGCCGGATCGCCCGCTACCTGGACCACGTCGCGGAGGCGCAGGTGGTCCTCAGCGTGGAGCGCCGGAGAGGTCTGGGGCGCGCCCAGGTGGCGGAGGTGACCATCCGGGGCGACGGCCTCCTGCTGCGGGGGGAAGAGGCGTCCGCGGACATGTACGCGTCCCTGGACCAGGTGGTGGACAAGCTGCGCCGGCAGATCGAGCGGTACCGCAGCCGCCTGATCCTCAAGCGCCGCCTGGACGAGTCCCGGCGGCGGGGGCGGCAGCGGGCGGCCGCCGAGACCGGGCTGCGCCGGGTCCCGGCGGCCCCCCAGATCGTCCGGGTGAAGCGGTTTGCCATGAAGCCCATGACCCCCGAGGACGCGGCGCTGCAGATGGAACTGCTGGGCCACGACTTCTTCGTGTTCCGCAACGCCTCCACCGGGGAGGTGAACGTGGTCTACCGCCGCCGGGAGGGCGGGTACGGGGTGATCGAGCCCGAAGGATAG
- a CDS encoding cold shock domain-containing protein, translating into MPYRGRVKWFNPEKGYGFIAREDGRDVFVHYSAIQMEGFKTLEEGQLVEFDIVEGAKGPQAANVVKVKE; encoded by the coding sequence ATGCCGTACCGTGGACGGGTGAAGTGGTTCAACCCCGAAAAGGGGTACGGGTTCATTGCCCGGGAGGACGGGCGGGACGTGTTTGTCCACTACTCCGCCATCCAGATGGAGGGTTTCAAGACCCTGGAGGAAGGCCAGCTGGTCGAGTTCGACATCGTCGAAGGGGCCAAAGGACCCCAGGCCGCCAACGTGGTCAAGGTGAAGGAGTAA